The DNA sequence CGGAGATGTTTGTGAGCTTCGGCCTCCAGAGTTGCCTCCTCTAGCCTAGCTGTAACCTCTTCGAGAGCTCGCTCAGCCTCCGCAATTTCGGCATGGAGTCCCTCGGTAGCTTTTAGTTCACCCCGATATCCTTCGAAAGTTCGCTGGGCAGTCACTAGTCGCTTTTGCCTGTTTTCAAGAGCACTTGTTGCTGCTTGCAGTCTCTCGTCAACAGTTATTTCTGCTTCAGTGAGAGTTGTATCAGATACCTCTTTCTCTGCTTCTATCTTCCGCTCTTTTGCTTTCTCAAGCGCCTCTTTTATGGAGACTGAGTCACCCATATTCTTGAGTTGATCTCGTAGGTTTTCAACGGTAGCTTGTGCTCTAGTCACCGCTTCTTTGGCACTCATATACTTTTCAATCTGTTTCTGTGAAGTTTGCCTGGCCTCAGCAGCGAACGTCTCAGCTTTTTTGCGGGTAGTAGCTAATTCCTTGACTTTTTGCTGATAAGCCTCTTCGAATTTACTGAACTCCGCTTCGTCAGGTGCCCACTCCTTCAGATAAGGTCTTCTCTTTAGAACAATGCCTATTTCCGACTTCTTTTTATTGCGTTCAGAAACTAAGTCCGTAACACCTTCCGGGGACAAATCACTCAACTTTACTCTACTTTCCTCGAGGCGTTCTTCAAGATGGTTACGGGTCAGACTTCTTTGAGAAAGACGATTAAGCACTTCCTCTGCATTTGGATCTTCACCCCATGCTGTAGTGGTGTCCCGGAACTGTGTTTCAAGTGAGGAACATCGGCGAGCTGCCTCATCAAGATTGAAATCCCGCACGCGCCTACCTGCTTCGATTTTACCGAACTGTGGTATCTCTAGAACAGCACGCTGCTGGATAGAAATGGACTTAGGTACCCCTCCCGAAAGGCTAACTTCTTCCGTATCTCCAGAGTCGCATGATATTGGCACAGTTTGGTCATTCGTGCTAGTCAGAACTATGTCCAAACCATCGGCTTCTAGTTGTGTCTTGAGTCTGAGGATCTCAGTTGACAACGCTCTGAGTTTATCGAGCTCATCCTTAGATGGCGCAGGCGTTTTTACTATTCTGTCCTTGAGTTCAGTTATTTCGTGCTCAACTGCTGACGTCTTTTCAATTGTTTTGTCCAACCAGGCTATCCTATTAGTTGCATTCACTAGTTTCCGTCTGTCTTGCAGTTCAGCATTCTGTTGGCTGTGTGTATCCTCAAGGTCACGCGCTTCATTTGCCTTTGACTCGGCTTCGAGCTGAGACGTTTTTGCACTTTCGCATTTCTCTTTGGCGCTTTCAACAGAAGCATTGTATGCAATAAGCTGATTTTCTGCCTCTACCAACTGACTTTGTAGCTTTTTAAAGTCAATACATTCTTTCTCACATGTATTGAACGCTACTTTTGAGATTTCCAGTTTTCCAATCGCTTTCTCGTGTGCCTGGCGGCGTTCTTGAGACTGTTTTTGTTCTGCCTTAAGGTTTACAACTTCTTCCTCCGACTCCGCCACTTGCTTCTCATAGGTTGGGATTTCTGTTTCGATCTCTTCAAGACGTAGGGTAGTCTCTTCTACTTGCGCCAGTTTTTTCCCAGCTTCTAGTAGCGACGCTTCCTGCTGTTCATTGTCCCGACGCAGTGCTGCCAATGGCGAGGTGCTTTTCTCTGCCATCTTCTCGGTAAACCAAATGGAGCAACGTTTGTCTAATGCTTTCTTAAAGTCTATATCCTCTGATGTTACCAATGTTCCCAAGATACTTTCGAGTCGTTTCTCCAGTGTTTCATCTAATTCTCTCTCTTTGGGGGGTGTGGTTACACCTTGTTCCAGCCATAGAAGATGATTCAAACCTTGCTCTGATGAGTAGGAGCCCAGTAGTTCCCTTACACGACGACTAGCCTCTTTAGGATCACTAATCTCTGTTACCCAGCGTCCATTCGCCCATCGCTCGAGCAAAGCTGTACCTTGCTTACCTTTAGAAAATACTTTTAAGATCCTATAATGGGCACCACCCGTTTCAAATTCCACCACTATTCTCGGAGTCTTCTTTGTTCCCCGAGGGATCGCATTTTGGATTTCTCTATTTCCTGAATCGTGGTCAAAGTCATATAGGCAACTACGCACAGCCTTAAATAGGCTGGATTTGCCGCTGCGATTTGGTCCGTGTAGTATGATGATACCGTCAGGTAGGTTAACCAGCTTTGCTTGGTCTATACAACGCCAGTTCTCTACCTCAATTGCACGTAGAATCATTGTTACTCCTCTTTTTTAGCTATTTGGTAGAGAAGCATTATTGCTCGCTCGGCAACGGATTGCCTTGAGAGAATCTCTTCTGGCTGAACCGTGGCGGTAGTTTTGGCTTCAGTAATG is a window from the Dehalococcoidales bacterium genome containing:
- a CDS encoding AAA family ATPase; the encoded protein is MILRAIEVENWRCIDQAKLVNLPDGIIILHGPNRSGKSSLFKAVRSCLYDFDHDSGNREIQNAIPRGTKKTPRIVVEFETGGAHYRILKVFSKGKQGTALLERWANGRWVTEISDPKEASRRVRELLGSYSSEQGLNHLLWLEQGVTTPPKERELDETLEKRLESILGTLVTSEDIDFKKALDKRCSIWFTEKMAEKSTSPLAALRRDNEQQEASLLEAGKKLAQVEETTLRLEEIETEIPTYEKQVAESEEEVVNLKAEQKQSQERRQAHEKAIGKLEISKVAFNTCEKECIDFKKLQSQLVEAENQLIAYNASVESAKEKCESAKTSQLEAESKANEARDLEDTHSQQNAELQDRRKLVNATNRIAWLDKTIEKTSAVEHEITELKDRIVKTPAPSKDELDKLRALSTEILRLKTQLEADGLDIVLTSTNDQTVPISCDSGDTEEVSLSGGVPKSISIQQRAVLEIPQFGKIEAGRRVRDFNLDEAARRCSSLETQFRDTTTAWGEDPNAEEVLNRLSQRSLTRNHLEERLEESRVKLSDLSPEGVTDLVSERNKKKSEIGIVLKRRPYLKEWAPDEAEFSKFEEAYQQKVKELATTRKKAETFAAEARQTSQKQIEKYMSAKEAVTRAQATVENLRDQLKNMGDSVSIKEALEKAKERKIEAEKEVSDTTLTEAEITVDERLQAATSALENRQKRLVTAQRTFEGYRGELKATEGLHAEIAEAERALEEVTARLEEATLEAEAHKHLRQLFDHARDSQVVSKTDPIRERVLGWIRGLGIDDYRDVAFEQSYFPTGLVSVETGDNEVAIPFSEESFGTEEQLSLLVRLALGGILAKDEAEVAILDDILAHSDPIKHRGMLDILKSAAKGKPAYQEGQRQFGQLQLFILTCHPERFDYLTDAKQIDFVHDCRY